In one window of Streptomyces roseofulvus DNA:
- a CDS encoding aminoglycoside adenylyltransferase family protein gives MSHAPGPPDAGAAQAHDVVRIIRETLGDEAVRAACAHGSAVLGGLRPTSDVDVLVVLTRHTTEAERRALTDGLLAVSGVRAYRGPARPVELSLVVHADVRPWRYPPVCEYLYGEWLRDDFEAGLTPAPAPCPDLAPLLTMARNGDVSLYGPRPSELFDPVPEADLRAAIVEGVPGLLADLDGDTRNVLLTLARIHTTLRTGRILSKDEAAALLLPRLPTEHRAPLEAARAQYLAGEYGSWADRLPAARAHAEYVAAGIKGAYSA, from the coding sequence GTGTCCCACGCCCCCGGCCCGCCCGACGCCGGCGCCGCACAGGCCCACGACGTCGTCCGGATCATCCGCGAGACCCTCGGGGACGAGGCCGTCCGGGCCGCCTGCGCGCACGGCTCCGCCGTCCTCGGCGGGCTGCGGCCCACCAGCGACGTCGACGTCCTCGTCGTCCTGACCCGGCACACCACCGAGGCCGAGCGGCGGGCCCTCACCGACGGCCTGCTCGCCGTCTCCGGCGTCCGGGCGTACCGGGGCCCGGCCCGGCCCGTCGAGCTGAGCCTGGTCGTCCACGCCGACGTCCGCCCCTGGCGGTACCCGCCGGTCTGCGAGTACCTCTACGGCGAATGGCTCCGCGACGACTTCGAGGCCGGCCTCACCCCCGCCCCCGCGCCCTGCCCCGACCTGGCGCCGCTGCTCACCATGGCCCGGAACGGCGACGTCTCCCTGTACGGCCCGCGCCCGAGCGAGCTCTTCGACCCGGTGCCGGAGGCCGACCTGCGGGCCGCGATCGTCGAGGGCGTCCCCGGCCTGCTGGCCGACCTCGACGGCGACACCCGCAACGTCCTGCTCACCCTCGCCCGGATCCACACCACCCTGCGCACCGGCCGGATCCTTTCCAAGGACGAGGCCGCGGCCCTGCTGCTGCCGCGGCTGCCGACGGAGCACCGGGCGCCGCTGGAGGCCGCCCGAGCCCAGTATCTGGCGGGGGAGTACGGCTCCTGGGCGGATCGGCTGCCGGCGGCACGCGCCCACGCGGAGTACGTCGCCGCGGGGATCAAGGGGGCGTATTCGGCCTAA
- a CDS encoding GMC oxidoreductase, whose protein sequence is MSERPLSAQGLHGIDRRRFLTGTGSVLGAAALAGGLAAPARAEVPGLNVCPVPDGSHVRALVVGTGYGGSVAALRLARAGVDVHMIEMGLAWDTTGPDGKVFANTTKPDYRSFWLRTRTKQPLSQFLGFPLDKDVPRHTGILDAEDFAGITVYQGRGIGGGSLVNGGMAVTPRRERFPAILPTVDPAEMYATYYPRANAGLGVTSVDEAWWENAACYQYARVGRKHAQRSGFPFVFVPNVYDWDYMKQEAAGAVPKSALEGEVIYGNNHGKKSLQKTYLAQAAATGRVTVSALHRVTSVTPAAAGGYTVAIDQIDTTGAVLATKTVRADRVFFAAGSVGTSKLLTRLKATGALPALNEHIGKGWGDNGNVMCGRANHMWDPTGTLQSAMPTAGIDNWDAGGAFAEVAPLPTGIETYASFYLSITRTPHRAEFTWNAATGRVELSWDRSWKQASIDMAKSIFDKINAKEGTIYRTDLFGTYKIWGDHLTYHPLGGAVLDRATDNHGRLHGYRGLYVIDGALIPGNTSVNPFVTITALAERNIERIIAEDF, encoded by the coding sequence ATGAGTGAACGCCCCCTGTCCGCCCAGGGACTGCACGGAATCGACCGCCGCCGCTTCCTGACCGGAACAGGTTCCGTTCTCGGCGCCGCCGCCCTCGCGGGCGGTCTCGCCGCCCCGGCCCGCGCCGAGGTCCCCGGGCTGAACGTCTGCCCCGTCCCCGACGGCTCCCACGTCCGCGCGCTCGTCGTCGGCACCGGGTACGGCGGCTCCGTCGCCGCCCTCCGCCTCGCCCGCGCCGGCGTCGACGTCCACATGATCGAGATGGGCCTGGCCTGGGACACCACCGGCCCCGACGGCAAGGTCTTCGCCAACACCACCAAGCCCGACTACCGCTCCTTCTGGCTGCGCACCCGCACCAAGCAGCCGCTGAGCCAGTTCCTCGGCTTCCCCCTCGACAAGGACGTGCCCCGGCACACCGGCATCCTCGACGCCGAGGACTTCGCCGGCATCACCGTCTACCAGGGACGCGGCATCGGCGGCGGCTCCCTGGTCAACGGCGGCATGGCCGTCACCCCGCGCCGCGAGCGCTTCCCGGCCATCCTCCCCACCGTCGACCCGGCCGAGATGTACGCCACCTACTACCCGCGCGCCAACGCGGGCCTCGGCGTCACCTCCGTCGACGAGGCCTGGTGGGAGAACGCCGCCTGCTACCAGTACGCGCGGGTGGGCCGCAAGCACGCCCAGCGCTCCGGCTTCCCCTTCGTCTTCGTGCCCAACGTCTACGACTGGGACTACATGAAGCAGGAGGCGGCCGGAGCCGTACCGAAGTCCGCCCTGGAGGGCGAGGTCATCTACGGCAACAACCACGGCAAGAAGAGCCTCCAGAAGACGTATCTCGCCCAGGCCGCCGCCACCGGCCGGGTCACCGTCTCCGCCCTCCACCGGGTCACCTCGGTCACCCCGGCAGCCGCCGGCGGCTACACGGTCGCCATCGACCAGATCGACACCACCGGCGCCGTCCTCGCCACCAAGACCGTCCGCGCCGACCGGGTCTTCTTCGCCGCCGGCAGCGTCGGCACCAGCAAGCTCCTGACCCGCCTCAAGGCCACCGGCGCCCTGCCCGCCCTCAACGAGCACATCGGCAAGGGCTGGGGCGACAACGGCAACGTCATGTGCGGCCGGGCCAACCACATGTGGGACCCGACCGGCACGCTCCAGTCCGCCATGCCCACCGCCGGCATCGACAACTGGGACGCCGGCGGGGCCTTCGCCGAGGTCGCCCCGCTGCCCACCGGCATCGAGACCTACGCCTCCTTCTACCTCTCCATCACCCGGACCCCGCACCGCGCCGAGTTCACCTGGAACGCGGCCACCGGCCGGGTCGAGCTCAGCTGGGACCGGTCCTGGAAGCAGGCGTCCATCGACATGGCGAAGTCCATCTTCGACAAGATCAACGCCAAGGAGGGGACGATCTACCGCACCGACCTCTTCGGCACCTACAAGATCTGGGGCGACCACCTCACCTACCACCCGCTCGGCGGCGCCGTCCTGGACCGGGCCACCGACAACCACGGCCGCCTCCACGGCTACCGGGGCCTCTACGTCATCGACGGCGCCCTCATCCCCGGCAACACCAGCGTCAACCCCTTCGTCACCATCACCGCCCTCGCCGAGCGCAACATCGAGCGCATCATCGCCGAGGACTTCTGA
- a CDS encoding Lrp/AsnC family transcriptional regulator produces MDRIDLHILRELQQDGRLSNQELAQRVGLSPSPCLRRVRQLEQDGVIRGYRAVIDPEAVGRGFEVLVSVEVKRDRETVEAFEEALQSIPDVIEAYRLFGSPGCLLRIAVADLSAYERLWIEQLTALAGVTEVNSQIIMKRIKEPKGMPVDVRGA; encoded by the coding sequence ATGGACCGAATCGATCTCCACATCTTGCGCGAGCTCCAGCAGGACGGCCGGCTGAGCAACCAGGAGCTGGCCCAGCGGGTCGGCCTGAGCCCCTCCCCCTGTCTGCGCCGGGTGCGCCAGCTGGAGCAGGACGGGGTGATCAGGGGCTATCGGGCGGTCATCGACCCGGAGGCGGTCGGGCGGGGCTTCGAGGTGCTGGTCTCGGTCGAGGTGAAGCGGGACCGGGAGACGGTGGAGGCGTTCGAGGAGGCGCTCCAGTCGATCCCGGACGTGATCGAGGCGTACCGGCTCTTCGGCAGCCCGGGGTGCCTGCTGCGGATCGCGGTGGCGGACCTGTCGGCGTACGAGCGGCTGTGGATCGAGCAGCTGACCGCGCTGGCCGGGGTCACCGAGGTGAACTCGCAGATCATCATGAAGCGGATCAAGGAGCCGAAGGGGATGCCGGTGGACGTCCGGGGCGCCTGA
- a CDS encoding asparaginase, whose protein sequence is MQRTNDGTPRRIVVISTGGTIASRWQGTGYAADASGDDVLATAPLPEGVTVEVRDLFNVNSSLLTAAHQLVLLRTVHETLADPGVDGVVVTHGTDTLEETAFLLDLHHADPRPVVLTGAQRPFGTGDGDGPGNLYDALQVAATVRDLGVLVVFDGRVHAARGTVKTQTLAADAFSDPSAERLGRVGFSRVDVERLPDRPAVLPLPDAARTADPEAGRGALPRVDVVFHHTDGDRLHFDAALAAGARGIVLVATGAGNATPEIAEAVAEATAQGVLVAVTTRVPAGPLAEIYTGGGAVDLVAAGGLLTGTLRAGQARIAVLAALLAENDGDDPARRTALLRRLLEGPVRAEPALATGSSRESAPLPARA, encoded by the coding sequence ATGCAGCGGACCAACGACGGAACCCCGCGCCGGATCGTCGTCATCAGCACCGGCGGCACGATCGCCAGCCGCTGGCAGGGCACCGGCTACGCCGCCGACGCCTCCGGCGACGACGTGCTGGCCACCGCCCCGCTCCCCGAGGGCGTGACCGTCGAGGTCCGCGACCTCTTCAACGTCAACAGCTCGCTCCTGACCGCGGCCCACCAGCTCGTGCTGCTCCGCACGGTGCACGAGACCCTGGCGGACCCCGGGGTCGACGGCGTCGTCGTCACCCACGGCACCGACACCCTGGAGGAGACCGCCTTCCTCCTGGACCTCCACCACGCCGACCCCCGCCCGGTCGTCCTCACCGGCGCCCAGCGCCCCTTCGGCACCGGCGACGGCGACGGCCCGGGCAATCTGTACGACGCCCTCCAGGTCGCCGCCACCGTCCGCGACCTCGGCGTCCTGGTCGTCTTCGACGGCCGCGTGCACGCGGCCCGCGGCACGGTGAAGACCCAGACCCTCGCCGCCGACGCCTTCTCCGACCCCTCGGCCGAGCGCCTGGGCCGGGTCGGCTTCTCCCGCGTCGACGTCGAGCGGCTGCCCGACCGCCCGGCCGTCCTCCCGCTGCCGGACGCCGCCCGCACCGCCGACCCGGAGGCCGGCCGCGGCGCGCTGCCCCGCGTGGACGTCGTCTTCCACCACACCGACGGCGACCGGCTGCACTTCGACGCCGCCCTCGCCGCCGGGGCCCGCGGCATCGTCCTCGTCGCCACCGGCGCCGGGAACGCCACCCCGGAGATCGCCGAGGCAGTGGCGGAGGCCACCGCCCAGGGCGTCCTCGTCGCCGTCACCACCCGCGTCCCGGCCGGCCCGCTCGCCGAGATCTACACCGGCGGCGGCGCCGTCGACCTGGTGGCCGCGGGCGGCCTGCTCACCGGCACCCTCCGCGCCGGCCAGGCCCGCATCGCCGTCCTCGCCGCCCTCCTCGCCGAGAACGACGGCGACGACCCGGCCCGCCGCACCGCCCTCCTCCGCCGGCTCCTCGAAGGCCCGGTCCGCGCCGAACCCGCCCTGGCCACCGGCAGCTCGCGCGAGTCCGCGCCGCTCCCGGCCCGCGCCTGA
- a CDS encoding NAD(P)/FAD-dependent oxidoreductase, translating into MNAIVTVIGGGYGGSTLAKALEADTEAGVEVVLVDPKDAFVHAAGSLRALVRPDWADHVFFPYDRLLTRGRVIRDRAASVDTRGVTLASGERVDADYVVVATGSAYPYPAKFDTDSSAEALDRLRATHEELARADHVLVSGAGPVGLELAGEIRSVWPDKRITLVDPREGLLPGFAPELRDDLARQLDELKVEVRLGVTLTEEPPAGPGRAGTFTVGTSDGGALTADIWFRAHGGAVHQGFLSPALTGALTARGRLRVDGHLRVEGQERVYAIGDVTALDEAKMAGYAMQHAEVVSANILAQVRGGEPATTYTPSPIPSVLLLPLGPLGGVGQFPSPDGPLVLPAATVSAYKGQDLFTGRFAELFGTAGA; encoded by the coding sequence ATGAACGCGATCGTCACCGTCATCGGCGGGGGTTACGGCGGCTCGACCCTGGCCAAGGCACTGGAAGCGGACACCGAGGCCGGCGTCGAGGTCGTCCTCGTCGACCCCAAGGACGCCTTCGTGCACGCCGCCGGCTCCCTCCGGGCCCTCGTCCGGCCGGACTGGGCGGACCACGTCTTCTTCCCGTACGACCGGCTGCTCACCCGGGGCCGGGTGATCCGCGACCGCGCCGCCTCGGTCGACACCCGGGGCGTCACCCTCGCCTCCGGCGAGCGCGTCGACGCCGACTACGTGGTCGTCGCCACCGGCTCCGCCTACCCGTACCCCGCCAAGTTCGACACCGACTCCTCCGCGGAGGCCCTGGACCGGCTGCGCGCCACCCACGAGGAGCTGGCCCGCGCCGACCACGTGCTCGTCAGCGGCGCGGGACCGGTCGGCCTCGAACTCGCCGGCGAGATCCGGTCCGTCTGGCCCGACAAGCGGATCACCCTGGTCGACCCGCGCGAGGGACTGCTCCCCGGCTTCGCCCCCGAACTCCGCGACGACCTCGCCCGGCAGCTCGACGAGCTGAAGGTGGAGGTTCGGCTCGGCGTGACGCTCACCGAGGAGCCGCCGGCCGGCCCCGGCCGCGCGGGCACCTTCACCGTGGGGACCTCCGACGGCGGCGCGCTCACCGCCGACATCTGGTTCCGCGCCCACGGCGGCGCCGTCCACCAGGGCTTCCTCTCCCCCGCCCTGACCGGCGCCCTCACGGCGCGCGGGCGGCTCCGCGTCGACGGGCACCTGCGGGTGGAGGGCCAGGAGCGGGTCTACGCGATCGGCGACGTCACCGCGCTCGACGAGGCCAAGATGGCCGGGTACGCGATGCAGCACGCCGAGGTCGTGTCGGCCAACATCCTGGCCCAGGTGCGGGGCGGCGAGCCGGCGACCACGTACACGCCCTCCCCGATCCCGTCCGTGCTGCTGCTGCCGCTCGGACCGCTGGGCGGCGTCGGCCAGTTCCCGTCGCCGGACGGGCCGCTCGTCCTGCCGGCCGCGACGGTCTCCGCGTACAAGGGCCAGGACCTCTTCACCGGGCGGTTCGCCGAGCTGTTCGGCACCGCCGGGGCGTGA
- a CDS encoding VWA domain-containing protein: MITRKRLATGACALLVALTAALLPTSAAADEPAKESPKVELVLDVSGSMRAKDIDGKSRMSAAKQAFNEVLDAVPEEVRLGIRTLGADYPGNDRKRGCKDTRQLYPVGPLDRTEAKTAVATLAPTGWTPIGPALTEAAKDLGEDGATKRIVLITDGEDTCGVDPCQIAREIAAKGIHLVIDTLGLVPDAKTRQQLTCIAEATGGTYTSVHRTEDLSRRVRQLVDRAADPVVTPVATEGTGQCADAPQLKPGLYTDRESFGEHRWYKVDLLPGQELRASVSVSADRAVNNDYGVLLRAVTRSGREIARGSEAGDGRTDVISTGLRYPKPEIEDADEDGDGKPAAETVCLQVSNSFSAPPAVKTTPGMPIELAVDIVDGPAGASDVASFGLGRGWWLLGALVLAGFLAGLIWGWLSRWRVAVWRTH, encoded by the coding sequence ATGATCACGAGAAAACGGCTGGCGACCGGGGCCTGCGCACTGCTCGTCGCCCTGACCGCCGCGCTGCTGCCGACGAGCGCGGCCGCCGACGAACCGGCGAAGGAATCCCCCAAGGTCGAGCTGGTCCTCGACGTCAGCGGCTCCATGCGGGCCAAGGACATCGACGGCAAGTCCCGGATGAGCGCGGCCAAGCAGGCGTTCAACGAGGTCCTGGACGCGGTGCCGGAAGAGGTCCGGCTCGGCATCCGCACGCTCGGCGCCGACTACCCCGGCAACGACCGCAAGCGCGGCTGCAAGGACACCCGCCAGCTGTACCCGGTCGGCCCGCTCGACCGGACCGAGGCCAAGACGGCCGTCGCCACCCTCGCCCCCACGGGGTGGACTCCGATCGGCCCGGCGCTGACCGAGGCCGCCAAGGACCTCGGCGAGGACGGCGCGACCAAACGAATCGTCCTCATCACCGACGGCGAGGACACCTGCGGCGTCGACCCGTGCCAGATCGCCCGCGAGATCGCCGCCAAGGGCATCCACCTCGTGATCGACACCCTCGGCCTGGTGCCGGACGCCAAGACCCGGCAGCAGCTCACCTGCATCGCCGAGGCCACCGGCGGCACCTACACCTCCGTGCACCGCACCGAGGACCTCTCCCGCCGGGTACGCCAGTTGGTGGACCGCGCGGCCGACCCGGTGGTCACCCCGGTCGCCACCGAGGGCACCGGGCAGTGCGCGGACGCCCCGCAGCTCAAGCCCGGGCTCTACACGGACCGCGAGTCCTTCGGCGAGCACCGCTGGTACAAGGTCGACCTGCTGCCCGGGCAGGAACTGCGCGCGTCCGTCAGCGTCTCCGCCGACCGGGCCGTGAACAACGACTACGGCGTGCTGCTGCGGGCCGTCACCCGGAGCGGGCGGGAGATCGCCCGCGGCTCCGAGGCCGGCGACGGGCGCACCGACGTGATCTCGACCGGCCTGCGCTACCCGAAGCCGGAGATCGAGGACGCGGACGAGGACGGCGACGGCAAGCCGGCCGCCGAGACCGTCTGCCTCCAGGTCAGCAACTCCTTCTCCGCTCCCCCGGCCGTGAAGACCACGCCCGGCATGCCGATCGAACTGGCCGTGGACATCGTCGACGGCCCGGCGGGCGCCTCGGACGTGGCCTCCTTCGGGCTCGGCCGCGGCTGGTGGCTGCTCGGCGCGCTGGTGCTCGCCGGCTTCCTCGCCGGCCTGATCTGGGGCTGGCTGTCCCGCTGGCGCGTCGCCGTCTGGAGGACCCACTGA
- a CDS encoding MarR family transcriptional regulator has product MAKDEGERIGVVAALVRSAFLVNTAYAEAAHAYGLTPQQGQLLCVLMPGPTGMGELGAKLGLAKSSLTGLVDRTSRLGFVERAADPDDRRAVRVALTGEGARLAEVFYTEACRRIELLPAGLDDPERERLADLLGRVVLDNEVPEVFSDRP; this is encoded by the coding sequence ATGGCCAAGGACGAGGGTGAGCGGATCGGAGTCGTCGCCGCGCTGGTGCGCTCCGCGTTTCTGGTGAACACCGCGTACGCGGAGGCCGCGCACGCCTACGGGCTGACGCCCCAGCAGGGCCAGTTGCTGTGCGTCCTGATGCCGGGCCCGACCGGCATGGGCGAGCTGGGCGCCAAGCTCGGGCTCGCCAAGTCCAGCCTCACCGGTCTGGTGGACCGCACCTCGCGGCTGGGCTTCGTCGAGCGCGCGGCCGATCCCGACGACCGGCGGGCCGTGCGGGTCGCCCTGACCGGGGAGGGCGCCCGCCTCGCCGAGGTGTTCTACACGGAGGCGTGCCGCCGGATCGAGCTGCTGCCCGCCGGGCTCGACGACCCCGAACGGGAGCGGCTGGCCGACCTGCTGGGCCGGGTCGTCCTGGACAACGAGGTCCCGGAGGTCTTCTCCGACCGGCCCTGA
- a CDS encoding endonuclease I family protein: MSVARIRRWKVWAAVSAAVVGLALPTLTAAPAAATTNAYDTTYYKNAVGKTGTSLKSALHTIISSQSKISYDAVWNALKVTDQDPNNTNNVILLYSGVSRSKSLSGGDVGDWNREHVWAQSHGSFGTSAGPGTDLHHLRACDVQVNSIRGNKDWDFGGSAVSGASGSYTDSNSFEPRNADKGDVARMILYMAVRYEGDDAWADLEPNESTTNGSVPWHGRLSVLKQWNEQDPPSAFEERRNDIIFNSYQGNRNPFIDHPEWVEAIW, encoded by the coding sequence ATGTCGGTTGCACGGATACGCAGGTGGAAGGTCTGGGCGGCGGTCTCCGCCGCCGTCGTCGGACTGGCGCTCCCCACGCTCACGGCGGCGCCCGCCGCCGCGACCACGAACGCCTACGACACCACGTACTACAAGAACGCGGTCGGCAAGACCGGTACGAGCCTCAAGTCGGCGCTGCACACCATCATCAGCAGCCAGAGCAAGATCTCGTACGACGCGGTCTGGAACGCGCTGAAGGTCACCGACCAGGACCCGAACAACACCAACAACGTCATCCTGCTGTACAGCGGCGTCTCGCGCAGCAAGTCCCTCAGCGGCGGCGACGTCGGCGACTGGAACCGCGAGCACGTGTGGGCCCAGTCCCACGGCAGCTTCGGCACCTCGGCCGGCCCGGGCACGGACCTGCACCACCTGCGCGCCTGCGACGTCCAGGTCAACAGCATCCGCGGCAACAAGGACTGGGACTTCGGCGGCAGCGCCGTCAGCGGCGCCTCCGGCAGCTACACCGACTCCAACTCCTTCGAGCCGCGCAACGCCGACAAGGGCGACGTGGCCCGGATGATCCTCTACATGGCCGTCCGCTACGAGGGCGACGACGCCTGGGCCGACCTGGAGCCCAACGAGTCGACCACCAACGGCAGCGTCCCCTGGCACGGCCGCCTCTCGGTCCTCAAGCAGTGGAACGAGCAGGACCCGCCGAGCGCCTTCGAGGAGCGCCGCAACGACATCATCTTCAACTCCTACCAGGGCAACCGGAACCCGTTCATCGACCACCCGGAGTGGGTCGAGGCGATCTGGTAG
- a CDS encoding (2Fe-2S)-binding protein codes for MPQHTFILNGKAVTAEVESDVRLLWVLRDVLGVTGPKYGCGVGVCRACTSHLNGKAFTPCAVPVGQLAPEDEVTTIEGLPDTVGAELHPMQEAWLDLDVAQCGFCQPGQIMAAVDAVRKAREAGREVTEADLDELRNICRCGTYHRIRQAVLEGARRMP; via the coding sequence GTGCCCCAGCACACGTTCATCCTCAACGGCAAGGCCGTCACCGCCGAGGTCGAGTCCGACGTCCGCCTCCTGTGGGTCCTCAGGGACGTCCTCGGCGTCACCGGCCCCAAGTACGGCTGCGGGGTCGGCGTGTGCCGGGCCTGTACGAGCCACCTCAACGGCAAGGCGTTCACGCCCTGCGCCGTCCCCGTCGGGCAGCTCGCCCCCGAGGACGAGGTCACCACCATCGAGGGCCTGCCCGACACCGTCGGCGCCGAGCTGCATCCGATGCAGGAGGCGTGGCTCGACCTCGACGTCGCCCAGTGCGGCTTCTGCCAGCCCGGGCAGATCATGGCGGCCGTCGACGCGGTCCGCAAGGCCCGGGAGGCGGGCCGCGAGGTCACCGAGGCCGACCTCGACGAGCTGCGCAACATCTGCCGCTGCGGCACCTACCACCGGATCCGGCAGGCGGTCCTGGAGGGCGCCCGGCGGATGCCCTGA
- a CDS encoding carboxymuconolactone decarboxylase family protein has protein sequence MIIDIPEGQEPIGYVWGDMVPEIGTAAANFSLSVYAHTTLGLREFEAARLRIAQINGCGFCLDWRTDRDGVKVEEGFDAVVAAWRTTEVSDSFDARTRLAAEYAERYALDHHGLDEEFWSRMTAHYSQAEIVELTMSLGSWLAFGRLNRVLGLDEVCVLPTG, from the coding sequence GTGATCATCGACATCCCGGAGGGGCAGGAGCCGATCGGGTACGTGTGGGGCGACATGGTCCCGGAGATCGGGACGGCGGCGGCGAACTTCTCGCTGTCGGTGTACGCCCATACGACCCTGGGGCTGCGCGAGTTCGAGGCGGCGCGGCTGCGGATCGCGCAGATCAACGGCTGCGGCTTCTGCCTGGACTGGCGGACGGACCGGGACGGCGTGAAGGTCGAGGAGGGCTTCGACGCGGTGGTCGCGGCCTGGCGGACGACGGAGGTGTCCGACTCCTTCGACGCGCGGACGCGGCTGGCCGCGGAGTACGCGGAGCGGTACGCGCTCGACCACCACGGCCTGGACGAGGAGTTCTGGTCGCGGATGACGGCCCACTACAGCCAGGCGGAGATCGTGGAGCTGACGATGAGCCTGGGCTCGTGGCTGGCCTTCGGGCGGCTGAACCGGGTGCTGGGGCTCGACGAGGTGTGCGTGCTGCCGACGGGCTGA